From one Phocoena sinus isolate mPhoSin1 chromosome 4, mPhoSin1.pri, whole genome shotgun sequence genomic stretch:
- the ADAMTS1 gene encoding A disintegrin and metalloproteinase with thrombospondin motifs 1, producing the protein MGNTARRSRGSQPAPVLLQLLLAAASALLVVPGVRGRPTEEDEELVLLAPERDPGHRTTHLRLDAFGRQLLLELQPDRGFLAPGFTLQTVGRRPGPDASRSDPVGDLAHCFYSGTVNGDPSSAAALSLCEGVRGAFYLQGEEYFIQPAPAAAAEEEPPARPQFHLLRRRRRGGGGARCGVLDDETQLAGGAGSEGEHATAQGPPRDRATQRTGQPTGTRSLRKKRFVSSPRYVETMLVADQSMAEFHGSGLKHYLLTLFSVAARLYKHPSIRNSVSLVVVKILVIYEEQKGPEVTSNAALTLRNFCNWQKQHNPPSDRDAEHYDTAILFTRQDLCGAQTCDTLGMADVGTVCDPSRSCSVIEDDGLQAAFTTAHELGHVFNMPHDDAKQCASINGVNRDSHMMASMLSNLDRSQPWSPCSAYMITSFLDNGHGECLMDKPQSPIQLPSDLPGTLYDANRQCQFTFGDESKHCPDAASTCTTLWCTGTSGGLLVCQTKHFPWADGTSCGEGKWCVNGKCVNKTDKKHFDTPVHGSWGPWGPWGDCSRTCGGGVQYTMRECDNPVPKNGGKYCEGKRVRYRSCNIEDCPENNGKTFREEQCEAHNEFSKASFGSGPAVEWTPKYAGVSPKDRCKLICQAKGIGYFFVLQPKVVDGTPCSPDSTSVCVQGQCVKAGCDRIIDSKKKFDKCGICGGNGSTCKKISGSVTSAKPGYHDIVTIPTGATNIEVKQRNQRGSRNNGSYLAIKAADGTYILNGDFTLSTLEQDITYKGSVLRYSGSSAALERIRSFSPLKEPLTIQVLTVGNALRPKIKYTYFVKKKKESFNAIPTFSEWVIEEWGECSKSCGQGVQRRLVECRDINGQPASECAKEVKPASTRPCADLPCPLWQLGDWSPCSKTCGKGYKKRTLQCLSHDGGVLSHESCDPLKKPKHYIDFCTMAECS; encoded by the exons ATGGGGAACACGGCGCGACGTTCTCGCGGCTCGCAGCCTGCGCccgtgctgctgcagctgctgctcgCCGCGGCCTCAGCGCTGCTGGTCGTGCCGGGCGTGCGCGGGCGCCCCACCGAGGAAGACGAGGAGCTGGTGCTGCTGGCACCGGAGCGCGACCCAGGACACAGGACCACGCACCTCCGCCTGGACGCCTTCGGCCGGCAGCTGCTGCTGGAGCTGCAGCCGGACCGCGGCTTCCTGGCCCCCGGCTTCACGCTCCAGACGGTGGGGCGCAGACCCGGGCCCGACGCGTCGCGTTCTGATCCCGTTGGCGACCTGGCGCACTGCTTCTACTCTGGCACGGTGAACGGCGACCCCAGCTCCGCCGCCGCTCTCAGTCTCTGCGAGGGCGTGCGCGGCGCCTTCTACCTGCAGGGCGAGGAGTACTTCATCCAGCCCGCGCCGGCCGCCGCAGCCGAGGAGGAGCCTCCGGCGCGGCCCCAGTTCCATCTCTTGCGGCGGAGGCGGCGGGGTGGCGGCGGCGCCAGGTGCGGGGTCCTGGACGACGAGACGCAGCTCGCGGGGGGAGCGGGGTCGGAGGGCGAGCACGCCACGGCGCAGGGGCCGCCGCGGGACCGAGCGACACAGCGCACGGGACAGCCAACAG GAACTAGAAGCCTAAGAAAGAAGCGATTTGTGTCCAGCCCCCGCTATGTGGAAACTATGCTTGTGGCCGACCAGTCCATGGCAGAGTTCCATGGCAGTGGGCTAAAGCACTACCTTCTCACCTTGTTCTCGGTGGCGGCCCGGTTATACAAACACCCCAGCATTCGGAATTCAGTTAGCCTGGTGGTAGTGAAGATCCTGGTCATCTATGAGGAACAGAAGGGGCCAGAAGTAACTTCCAACGCTGCCCTCACTCTGCGGAACTTCTGCAACTGGCAAAAGCAGCACAACCCGCCCAGTGACCGGGATGCAGAGCACTATGACACTGCGATTCTTTTCACCAGACAG GACCTGTGTGGAGCCCAGACATGTGATACTCTTGGGATGGCAGATGTTGGAACTGTATGTGATCCCAGCAGAAGCTGCTCAGTCATAGAGGATGATGGCTTACAAGCTGCCTTCACCACAGCCCACGAATTAG GCCATGTGTTTAACATGCCACATGATGATGCAAAGCAATGTGCCAGCATTAATGGTGTCAACCGGGATTCCCACATGATGGCGTCAATGCTTTCCAATTTGGACCGCAGCCAACCCTGGTCTCCTTGCAGTGCTTACATGATTACATCATTTCTGGATAATGGTCATG GCGAATGTTTGATGGACAAGCCCCAGAGCCCCATACAGCTCCCCTCTGATCTCCCCGGGACCTTGTACGATGCCAACCGGCAGTGCCAGTTTACATTTGGGGATGAGTCCAAACACTGCCCGGACGCGGCCAGCACGTGCACGACCCTCTGGTGCACAGGCACCTCTGGCGGATTGCTGGTGTGCCAGACCAAACACTTCCCCTGGGCCGACGGCACCAGCTGTGGAGAAGGGAAATGGTGTGTCAACGGCAAGTGTGTGAACAAGACTGACAAGAAGCATTTTGAT ACTCCTGTTCACGGAAGCTGGGGGCCATGGGGGCCCTGGGGAGACTGTTCAAGAACGTGTGGTGGAGGAGTTCAGTATACGATGAGGGAGTGCGACAACCCGGTCCCAAAGAACGGAGGGAAGTACTGCGAGGGCAAGCGCGTGCGCTACAGGTCCTGCAATATTGAGGACTGTCCAGAGAATAATG GAAAAACCTTTAGAGAGGAACAGTGTGAGGCACACAATGAATTCTCCAAAGCTTCCTTTGGGAGCGGGCCCGCAGTGGAGTGGACACCCAAGTACGCAGGAGTCTCACCCAAGGACAGGTGCAAGCTCATCTGTCAAGCCAAAGGCATTGGCTACTTCTTCGTTTTGCAGCCCAAG GTGGTAGATGGCACTCCTTGTAGCCCAGATTCCACCTCTGTCTGCGTGCAAGGACAGTGTGTAAAAGCTGGTTGTGATCGCATCATAGACTCCAAAAAGAAGTTCGATAAATGTGGCATTTGTGGAGGAAATGGATCTACATGCAAGAAAATATCAGGATCAGTTACTAGTGCAAA ACCTGGCTACCACGATATCGTCACAATTCCAACCGGAGCCACAAACATTGAAGTGAAACAACGGAATCAGAGGGGATCCAGAAATAATGGAAGCTACCTTGCCATCAAAGCTGCCGATGGCACATATATCCTGAATGGCGACTTCACCTTGTCCACTTTAGAGCAAGACATCACGTACAAAGGTAGCGTCTTGAGATACAGTGGCTCCTCTGCAGCGTTGGAAAGAATTAGAAGCTTTAGCCCTCTCAAGGAGCCCTTAACCATCCAAGTCCTGACAGTGGGCAATGCCCTTCGACCGAAAATTAAATACACCTATTTcgtgaagaagaagaaggaatctTTCAACGCCATCCCTACTTTCTCCGAATGGGTCATTGAAGAGTGGGGCGAATGTTCCAAGTCATGTGGACAGGGTGTGCAGAGAAGGCTGGTGGAGTGCCGAGACATCAACGGGCAGCCCGCTTCAGAGTGTGCAAAGGAAGTGAAGCCAGCCAGCACCAGACCTTGTGCAGACCTGCCTTGTCCCCTCTGGCAGCTGGGGGATTGGTCGCCATGTTCCAAGACTTGCGGGAAGGGTTACAAAAAGAGAACCTTGCAGTGTCTGTCCCATGATGGGGGTGTGTTGTCTCACGAGAGCTGCGATCCTTTAAAGAAACCTAAACATTACATAGACTTTTGCACAATGGCAGAATGCAGTTAA